TTCGACCGGTCCGTGGCCTACAACTACGGCCAATGGGCCAAGGGGATCGTCGTGGGCCGGCACGACGTGTATGCCGACGGCAAGCTCTACGACTGCCCGGCTCCGTGCCTGGGCATCTCGATCACGACTAGCGCGCCGGTCTGGGATGACCTCAAGCAGAAGTACCCCGCCACGGTGACAGTCGCCATCGGTGGAGCGTCGCTCTACCTCACCTTCGGCGTGCTCATGGGCGCCATGGCCGCCCGGTGGCGAGGGACCCCGCTCGACCGCTTCCTCGTCGGTGGCTCGCTGGTGTTCTCCGCGATCCCCAACTACCTGATCATCCTGCTCTCCTGGATCTTCTTCTCATTGCGCTGGCAGATCTTCCCCGACGTCGGGTACTACCCGATCACCCAGAACCCGGCCAAGACCGTCGCCTGGATGATGCTGCCCTGGCTCGTCCTGGGCCTGACCAGCCTCACCGACTACGCGCGGTTCACCCGCGGGCAGATGGTCGAGACGCTGGAGGAGGATTACATCCGCACCGCCCGCTCGAAGGGCGTCCGGCCGACGATCGTGCTCTACCGGCATGCACTGCGCGCGGCCATCGTCCCGGTGATCACGATCTTCGGGATCGACTTCGCGGGCCTCCTGTCGGGCACCATCTTCATCGAGCAGATCTTCGGTATCGACGGCATCGGGCACTGGGGCCTCCAGGCACTCCAGACCCCCATCGACATCAACGTGGTCAGTGCCACGGTGCTGGTCGGCTCGGTCCTCGTCGTGGTGGCCAACCTGGTCGTCGACATCGTCTACGGGCTGCTGGACCCCCGTGTGACCATCGCCTGATCGGGTACGGCGCCCGACGTAAGCATTCCGAAACCCGACCGTGACCACGTTGTCGGTGGCCGTGGCTAGGGTTGACCAGGCTCGGTGACCACTCCACCCGGACGTCTGCCCACAGTGAGGTGCCTGCAGATGACGACCACAGCCCGCGACCCGTTCGACCTCCTCGACCGCTACGGCCGGGTGCGCGCCCAGACCGAGACCCTGGCGGCGC
This genomic window from Nocardioides cynanchi contains:
- a CDS encoding ABC transporter permease: MTGFIVRRLLSSAVVVVLTSIFVFVLFFKGLGDSPARNYCEKLGPGKCTAQKLDSIKHQMGFDRSVAYNYGQWAKGIVVGRHDVYADGKLYDCPAPCLGISITTSAPVWDDLKQKYPATVTVAIGGASLYLTFGVLMGAMAARWRGTPLDRFLVGGSLVFSAIPNYLIILLSWIFFSLRWQIFPDVGYYPITQNPAKTVAWMMLPWLVLGLTSLTDYARFTRGQMVETLEEDYIRTARSKGVRPTIVLYRHALRAAIVPVITIFGIDFAGLLSGTIFIEQIFGIDGIGHWGLQALQTPIDINVVSATVLVGSVLVVVANLVVDIVYGLLDPRVTIA